In the genome of Photobacterium sp. TLY01, one region contains:
- the dnaX gene encoding DNA polymerase III subunit gamma/tau, with translation MSYQVLARKWRPHRFDDVVGQSHVLTALTNALTHNRLHHAYLFSGTRGVGKTTIARLFAKGLNCEQGITASPCGQCHTCLEIEQGRFVDLLEIDAASRTKVEDTRELLDNVQYKPARGRFKIYLIDEVHMLSRHSFNALLKTLEEPPEHVKFILATTDPQKLPATILSRCLQFHLKHLDNTQIQQQLSHVLTEEGLSFDSKALSLLARAAEGSMRDALSLTDQAIALGNGQVQSDTVAAMLGTLNTEQALYLLEAMAQGQAEPAMACLAELAAVGVEWDSLLSELAAQLHRVAMYQVLPAALDLSAPDADRIVQLSQSMPPQDVQLHYQIALQGRQDLPLAPDGRTGLEMVLLRMLAFRPVTAGALTPQAVPVPASAPAGRPAAPQTRTAPQGMPPVRPAVQPEAARPAPEGDSRPQSVPAPAPELQPPSQPERTGLPPEHNPAQLATPQASSPASGLLAARNRLRSQSRRGQELAEPKKTEPASVKKPASSVLERISNQHAGRRSQQAGMNHGSPVAELPATEPAKAEDYQWQPTSQPEPEIQAPAVIAPTELKQALEHEKTPEMAEQLVSEAAKQDSWSELVTRLNTDRLVQQLALNSAMEQQGSDLTLYLRPSQQHLDTPKARAQLSTALAEILEQEIELHIKPGDNGRTPLEWREFIYQQKLDQAKTSLQQDPHVTFICQRFSAVLDEESVRPL, from the coding sequence ATGAGTTACCAGGTTCTGGCTCGGAAATGGCGACCACATCGTTTTGACGATGTGGTGGGCCAATCCCATGTCCTGACAGCCCTGACCAATGCGCTGACACATAACCGACTTCATCATGCTTACCTGTTCAGCGGCACCCGCGGGGTGGGTAAAACGACCATTGCCCGTCTGTTCGCTAAGGGGCTGAACTGTGAACAGGGCATTACTGCATCCCCCTGTGGTCAGTGCCACACTTGCCTGGAAATTGAGCAAGGGCGTTTTGTTGATCTGCTGGAAATCGATGCCGCTTCCCGGACTAAGGTGGAAGACACCCGGGAACTGCTGGACAACGTGCAGTACAAACCGGCACGGGGGCGCTTCAAGATTTACCTGATCGATGAAGTGCACATGCTGTCTCGCCACAGCTTTAATGCTTTACTGAAAACGCTGGAAGAGCCGCCAGAGCACGTCAAATTTATTCTGGCGACCACAGATCCTCAAAAGCTGCCAGCGACCATTCTTTCCCGTTGCCTGCAGTTTCATCTCAAGCATCTGGATAATACGCAGATCCAACAGCAGTTGAGCCATGTCCTGACAGAAGAAGGATTAAGCTTCGACAGCAAAGCCTTAAGCCTGCTGGCTCGGGCTGCAGAAGGCAGTATGCGTGATGCCCTCAGCCTCACCGATCAGGCGATTGCGCTGGGCAATGGCCAGGTGCAGTCTGACACAGTGGCGGCTATGCTCGGCACGCTCAATACAGAACAAGCTCTGTATCTGCTGGAAGCGATGGCACAGGGACAGGCTGAGCCTGCGATGGCCTGCCTGGCAGAGCTGGCCGCTGTTGGTGTGGAATGGGATAGCTTGCTGAGTGAATTGGCAGCGCAACTCCATCGTGTGGCGATGTATCAGGTGTTACCGGCTGCGCTTGATTTGTCTGCACCCGATGCCGACAGAATCGTCCAGCTGAGTCAATCCATGCCGCCGCAAGATGTCCAGCTCCACTATCAGATTGCTTTGCAGGGACGTCAGGATCTGCCTTTAGCACCGGATGGCCGTACCGGGCTGGAAATGGTATTGCTGCGTATGCTGGCCTTTCGTCCCGTCACTGCAGGCGCATTAACCCCGCAGGCAGTGCCAGTACCGGCATCAGCCCCAGCGGGGCGTCCGGCTGCGCCTCAGACAAGAACGGCACCTCAAGGCATGCCACCGGTTCGACCGGCAGTGCAGCCAGAAGCGGCAAGGCCAGCACCTGAAGGTGACTCACGGCCGCAATCAGTTCCGGCACCTGCGCCTGAATTGCAACCGCCGTCTCAACCTGAGAGAACTGGACTGCCGCCTGAGCACAATCCGGCGCAATTGGCCACACCACAGGCTTCATCCCCGGCATCCGGGTTGCTGGCGGCAAGAAATCGCTTGCGCAGTCAGAGCCGGCGAGGCCAGGAACTCGCTGAACCAAAAAAGACTGAACCGGCGTCGGTGAAGAAACCTGCTTCCAGTGTGCTGGAGCGGATTTCGAACCAGCACGCCGGTCGTCGTTCTCAGCAGGCAGGAATGAATCACGGATCGCCGGTTGCTGAGTTGCCGGCGACAGAGCCGGCCAAAGCCGAAGATTATCAGTGGCAACCGACGAGTCAGCCTGAGCCTGAGATCCAGGCGCCAGCCGTGATCGCGCCCACCGAGCTCAAGCAAGCGCTGGAGCACGAAAAAACACCCGAGATGGCAGAACAGCTTGTCAGTGAAGCGGCAAAACAGGATAGTTGGTCAGAGTTGGTGACCCGGTTAAATACGGATCGTTTGGTACAGCAACTGGCATTAAATTCTGCGATGGAGCAGCAGGGGAGTGATCTGACACTGTATCTGCGTCCGTCTCAGCAACATCTGGATACACCAAAAGCCAGAGCTCAGTTAAGCACAGCGCTGGCTGAGATACTGGAACAAGAGATAGAATTACACATTAAGCCTGGTGATAATGGACGTACCCCCCTCGAATGGCGGGAGTTTATTTATCAGCAGAAACTGGATCAGGCGAAGACAAGTCTGCAGCAGGATCCTCACGTGACTTTCATCTGTCAGCGATTCAGTGCTGTTCTTGATGAAGAGAGCGTAAGACCCTTATAA
- a CDS encoding YbaB/EbfC family nucleoid-associated protein — translation MFGKGGMANMMKQAQQMQERMQQMQEEIANMEVTGEAGAGMVKVTLTGSHSVRRVELDDSLMEDDKDMLEDLIAAAFNDAARRIEEAQKEKMASVTGGMNLPAGFKMPF, via the coding sequence ATGTTTGGTAAAGGTGGTATGGCGAACATGATGAAGCAGGCGCAGCAGATGCAAGAGCGTATGCAGCAAATGCAGGAAGAAATCGCCAACATGGAAGTGACAGGTGAAGCGGGTGCCGGTATGGTCAAAGTGACCCTGACCGGCAGTCACAGCGTTCGTCGCGTCGAGTTGGATGACAGCTTGATGGAAGACGATAAAGACATGCTGGAGGACTTGATTGCAGCGGCTTTTAACGATGCTGCCCGTCGTATCGAAGAAGCACAGAAAGAAAAAATGGCCAGTGTGACCGGCGGCATGAACCTGCCCGCTGGCTTTAAGATGCCATTTTAA
- the recR gene encoding recombination mediator RecR, with protein MRTSPLLEQLMDALRCLPGVGPKSAQRMAFSLLQRNRQGGLQLADVLGKAMTEIGHCRDCRTFTEEDVCAICDNPRRLENGQICVVESPADIMAVEATGQFSGRYFVLMGHLSPLDGIGPSDIGLDVLEYRLQNEPIAELILATNPTVEGEATAHFIAELCQAYQVPATRIAHGVPVGGELELVDGTTLSHSLAGRQKLY; from the coding sequence ATGCGTACCAGTCCGTTACTTGAGCAGTTGATGGACGCGCTGCGCTGCCTGCCCGGTGTTGGGCCAAAATCAGCGCAGCGTATGGCTTTCAGCCTGTTGCAACGCAACCGTCAGGGGGGCCTGCAACTGGCTGATGTGCTGGGGAAAGCCATGACGGAAATCGGTCATTGCCGCGACTGCCGCACGTTTACGGAAGAAGACGTGTGTGCGATTTGCGACAATCCCCGTCGCCTGGAAAATGGCCAGATTTGTGTGGTGGAAAGCCCGGCAGATATTATGGCCGTTGAAGCAACAGGGCAGTTTTCAGGCCGGTATTTTGTGCTGATGGGTCATCTGTCGCCTTTAGATGGCATCGGTCCGAGCGATATCGGGCTGGATGTGCTGGAATACCGCTTGCAGAATGAACCCATTGCTGAGCTGATCCTGGCCACCAATCCGACGGTTGAAGGTGAGGCCACGGCGCATTTCATTGCTGAGCTTTGTCAGGCCTACCAAGTACCTGCGACCCGGATCGCACATGGTGTGCCGGTTGGCGGCGAACTTGAGCTGGTGGATGGGACAACCCTGTCGCATTCTCTGGCTGGCCGGCAGAAGCTGTATTAA
- a CDS encoding regulatory protein ToxS, protein MFSPLTQPRKRYRYAVLTVIAILSLVTLSSLYYFFSSDHKISRFLTAHNWQSYTVTEVASTEVPGLENLKKTTETSHIVYMPNQLYSRVTRVTLFNEAQDQLHLTITEYGRWEVSGGYLQVRPTHFNELKTGDENAFTPKQITAINQYFQLNAEQSNRIDILSEKALLLTGLNTRSQVLNANL, encoded by the coding sequence ATGTTCAGTCCACTAACCCAGCCGCGTAAACGATACAGGTATGCCGTGTTGACTGTGATTGCCATTCTCAGTCTGGTAACTCTGAGCAGCCTTTACTATTTCTTCAGCAGTGACCATAAAATCTCCCGTTTTCTGACTGCGCACAACTGGCAGTCGTACACAGTCACAGAGGTAGCCTCAACAGAAGTACCGGGGCTTGAAAATCTGAAAAAGACCACTGAAACCAGCCATATTGTGTATATGCCCAACCAGTTATATTCCCGGGTTACGCGGGTTACGCTGTTCAATGAAGCACAAGACCAGCTTCACCTGACGATTACTGAATACGGCCGGTGGGAGGTCAGTGGGGGTTATTTGCAGGTTCGGCCGACCCACTTTAATGAGCTGAAAACCGGCGATGAAAATGCATTCACCCCGAAACAAATTACCGCCATCAACCAGTATTTTCAGCTCAATGCGGAGCAAAGTAACCGGATTGATATCCTGAGTGAAAAAGCCTTACTGTTAACCGGGCTGAATACCCGATCTCAGGTGCTGAACGCCAACCTGTAA
- a CDS encoding winged helix-turn-helix domain-containing protein, translated as MDHTHCKFLIGNRFTFSPQHNSLADEIQPEETIYLGINESRALQLLLEEPGTIISRQRMHDFIWREQGFEVDDSSLTQSISTLRKYLQDSTRSPAFIKTIPKRGYQMIASVDRIDAAVTADIPADIQAETPDDITDSRATVPVTEYQPDDAPGTLSIPSERPVTPPAVTRRYPSYLISALAALILCLAVPLWAYLAPPPSSSAFYNAFMIRDIPVLIPNKIKIAQEWHPLIKQCVSSHIQTSSDTQSAAPTKIIVTGGAHNQLWMNLIYRPADYRNNMTLTIVTLDREKELPCSVH; from the coding sequence ATGGATCATACGCATTGTAAATTTTTGATTGGCAACAGATTTACTTTCTCCCCCCAACACAATAGCCTGGCCGATGAGATTCAGCCGGAAGAAACGATTTATTTAGGTATCAATGAAAGCCGGGCATTACAGTTGTTGCTTGAGGAGCCGGGAACCATCATTTCCCGCCAGCGGATGCATGATTTTATCTGGCGTGAGCAAGGGTTTGAGGTGGATGATTCAAGCCTGACCCAATCGATTTCTACTTTGCGTAAATATCTGCAAGACTCCACACGCTCACCCGCTTTTATCAAAACAATTCCCAAACGCGGGTATCAGATGATTGCCAGCGTCGACCGGATTGATGCTGCAGTCACTGCGGATATCCCCGCAGATATACAGGCGGAAACACCAGATGACATCACAGATTCACGCGCCACTGTCCCTGTCACTGAGTATCAGCCTGACGATGCGCCCGGCACACTGTCTATCCCGTCAGAAAGACCTGTAACGCCCCCAGCAGTGACGCGCCGGTATCCCAGTTACCTTATCAGCGCCCTGGCGGCATTGATATTGTGTCTTGCCGTACCGCTCTGGGCCTACCTGGCTCCTCCTCCCTCATCCAGCGCCTTCTACAATGCGTTTATGATCCGCGACATTCCCGTTCTGATCCCCAACAAGATTAAGATTGCTCAAGAATGGCACCCCCTGATTAAGCAATGCGTTTCTTCCCACATCCAGACATCCAGCGACACACAATCTGCCGCGCCAACCAAAATCATTGTGACCGGCGGCGCGCATAATCAGTTGTGGATGAACCTGATTTATCGACCTGCGGATTACCGCAATAATATGACACTCACAATCGTGACACTCGACAGAGAAAAGGAGTTGCCATGTTCAGTCCACTAA
- a CDS encoding site-specific integrase yields the protein MNLVHSMALSALTLKNLHGKEYSGKPELADEGGLSIRVSPKGKISFQVRYRLSGKPVRQKIGDYPAMSLREARNERDSVMQLVKENRDPRREAGSKKPETLGQLIDYWYINYCVPNRDKPDNILHRITTMIPSHWMKGNVNGFSIDDWRELFKDMADTNSEKGNGSGYAFNSIIELRSIARYGVRQGLMQNIHFETLRPGDFAKDYMPVERYLTPLEIGKIWRNIETLSMQIRNQAILRCLIVFGCRVGEIALAEKKEFDLENLIWTVPKEHVKGKKRGVVRPIPEGLVPYLEQLLNETEGNLVCPSRVNPLKPASVSSLSKIAVRTAHDLGLDEFDNHDWRRTLSTHWTDLGAPIYLSEKMLGHHLQGVMAVYNRSEMLEERRKWVNIWFEAIEGWARLY from the coding sequence ATGAATTTGGTACACAGTATGGCGCTATCCGCACTCACGCTAAAGAATCTACATGGCAAAGAATACTCAGGCAAGCCTGAACTGGCCGACGAAGGCGGTTTGTCTATACGAGTTTCACCGAAAGGTAAGATCAGCTTTCAGGTACGTTATCGACTGAGTGGTAAACCCGTTCGGCAGAAAATTGGTGACTATCCAGCAATGAGTTTGCGGGAGGCTCGAAACGAACGTGACAGCGTTATGCAGCTAGTAAAGGAAAACCGAGATCCAAGGCGGGAAGCAGGGAGCAAGAAGCCGGAAACTCTAGGGCAGCTAATTGACTATTGGTACATAAACTACTGTGTACCAAACCGAGACAAGCCAGATAACATCCTACACCGCATTACTACTATGATTCCCTCCCACTGGATGAAGGGAAACGTGAACGGTTTCAGCATTGATGACTGGCGAGAATTGTTTAAGGACATGGCTGATACAAATTCTGAAAAAGGGAATGGTAGCGGCTACGCATTCAACTCAATCATTGAGTTGCGCTCAATCGCTCGATATGGTGTTCGCCAAGGCTTGATGCAAAACATACATTTTGAAACTTTAAGACCAGGTGATTTTGCCAAAGACTACATGCCTGTAGAGCGCTACCTGACACCGTTAGAAATAGGCAAAATATGGCGGAACATAGAAACACTATCGATGCAGATTCGTAACCAGGCAATCCTGCGGTGCTTAATCGTGTTTGGTTGTCGGGTGGGTGAAATTGCTCTGGCCGAAAAGAAAGAGTTCGATCTTGAAAACCTCATTTGGACGGTACCAAAAGAGCACGTAAAAGGAAAAAAACGCGGCGTTGTGAGGCCAATACCAGAGGGTTTGGTTCCATATTTAGAACAGTTACTGAACGAGACTGAAGGGAATCTGGTTTGCCCATCCAGAGTGAACCCATTAAAGCCAGCATCCGTTTCGTCACTTAGTAAGATAGCCGTTCGGACAGCGCATGATTTAGGGCTGGATGAGTTTGACAACCACGATTGGCGACGTACTCTGTCTACGCATTGGACAGATCTCGGAGCACCAATTTACCTATCTGAGAAAATGTTGGGCCACCACTTGCAAGGCGTAATGGCTGTTTACAATCGTTCTGAAATGCTCGAAGAAAGAAGAAAATGGGTCAATATTTGGTTTGAGGCTATTGAAGGGTGGGCTAGATTGTATTAA
- a CDS encoding AlpA family transcriptional regulator gives MNTADKIDVNISIADFKTALGIPPKCMFVTSVQVIAFFGISTMTLWRWRKKGFPAPKGNSNPGRYFIPDVVNYVNSMG, from the coding sequence ATGAATACCGCTGATAAAATTGATGTGAACATATCTATCGCTGACTTCAAAACAGCGTTAGGCATACCACCGAAATGCATGTTTGTGACCAGCGTTCAGGTAATAGCTTTCTTCGGAATTAGCACCATGACGCTATGGCGCTGGCGTAAAAAGGGGTTTCCGGCACCAAAGGGGAATTCTAATCCTGGGCGTTACTTCATTCCTGATGTAGTAAATTATGTGAACTCAATGGGCTAA